In Malus sylvestris chromosome 15, drMalSylv7.2, whole genome shotgun sequence, a single genomic region encodes these proteins:
- the LOC126605429 gene encoding branched-chain-amino-acid aminotransferase 2, chloroplastic-like → MIQRTIRFHKLVRSLGVASSLSPSSKNLGVYRCFGTVASPNAEQASDPFEYSYDLDKHEYADVDWDNLGFGLVQTDYMYVMKCSNDGKFEQGQLRRYGNIELNPAAGVLNYGQAIYEGTKAHRKKDGNLLLFRPDQNAMRMKIGAERMCMPSLSVDQFIDAVKQTAQANKRWVPPPGKGSLYIRPLLLGSGPILGLAPSPEYTFLTYASPVRNYFKEGSAPLNVYVEEEYDRASRGGAGGVKTITNYAPVLKALTRAKSKGFSDVLYLDSVHNKNLEEVSSCNIFIVKGNVISTPATSGTILSGVTRRSIIEIARDHGYQVEERVIPVEELSEADEVFCTGTAVGVAPVGSITYQGKRMEYKTGAGTACPQLYSTLVGIQTGQIGDKKGWIVEIG, encoded by the exons ATGATTCAAAGGACGATAAGGTTTCATAAGTTGGTTCGATCTCTTGGAGTTGCTTCTTCATTATCTCCGTCGTCCAAG AATCTTGGAGTTTACCGTTGCTTCGGAACTGTAGCTTCACCGAATGCAGAACAAGCAAGTGATCCATTTGAATACAG CTATGATCTTGATAAGCATGAGTATGCTGATGTGGATTGGGATAATCTAGGGTTTGGTTTAGTGCAAACTGATTACATGTACGTTATGAAATGTTCCAACGACGGGAAATTTGAACAAGGCCAACTTAGGCGTTATGGAAATATTGAACTTAACCCTGCTGCTGGAGTTTTAAATTATGGACAG GCAATATATGAAGGCACAAAAGCACACAGGAAGAAAGATGGGAATCTCCTTCTTTTTCGTCCAGACCAGAACGCAATGCGGATGAAGATTGGCGCAGAAAGAATGTGCATGCCCTCACTGTCGGTTGATCAATTCATTGATGCCGTGAAGCAAACTGCTCAAGCAAACAAGCGTTGG GTTCCTCCTCCAGGCAAAGGGTCTTTGTATATTAGGCCTCTACTTCTAGGAAGTGGCCCCATATTAGGCTTGGCACCGTCACCTGAGTACACATTCCTTACATATGCTTCcccggtcagaaattatttcaaG GAGGGCTCTGCACCCTTGAACGTATATGTGGAGGAGGAGTACGATCGTGCCTCTCGTGGCGGAGCTGGAGGTGTCAAAACCATTACCAATTATGCCCCG GTTTTGAAGGCACTAACCAGAGCAAAAAGCAAGGGATTTTCGGATGTTCTATATCTCGATTCAGTACATAACAAAAATCTGGAGGAGGTCTCTTCTTGCAACATTTTTATTGTGAAAGGCAACGTGATTTCAACTCCTGCCACATCGGGGACTATTCTTTCGGGAGTTACTCGAAGAAGTATTATTGAAATTGCTCGTGATCATGGTTACCAG GTTGAGGAACGAGTTATTCCGGTGGAAGAATTGAGTGAAGCCGACGAAGTGTTCTGCACTGGAACTGCTGTTGGTGTTGCTCCTGTGGGCAGCATTACATATCAAGGCAAAAG GATGGAGTACAAAACGGGAGCTGGGACTGCATGTCCACAACTTTACTCAACCCTAGTAGGAATTCAAACGGGACAGATTGGGGATAAGAAAGGCTGGATTGTGGAAATTGGCTGA
- the LOC126605428 gene encoding uncharacterized protein LOC126605428 produces MANDANEALRSAKLHIEEIRTKKFSIGKKEANPLTLDLHHAVTSLSAELYQKDIHFLMELIQNAEDNEYKEGVEPTLEFVLTKKDITGSGAPATLLVFNNEVGFSRKNMDSICSIGRSTKKGKRRQGFIGEKGIGFKSVFLVSSRPHIFSNGYQVSFMEEPNQDCGIGYIVPEWVSGKPNLSSIWEVYGFNKILPTTTFILPLKPDKVEAVRVQLSELHPELLLFLSKIKRIYVRGCDPQEADDVSTISIFSETEHVNLSDKGANSRVVQLSAKEKKCDTDELCKYYLWRESFPVKPGNRVNTRMDVEEWVITLAFPFGERLRRGTSSVGVFSFLPTAMVTNLPFVIQADFILASSRESILLDDVWNLGILECVPSAFVNAFQSCVRELSLFPSPGQAFEFLPAQASPIPTFDDLRESIRIKLEGLQIVPCQMLSGRNCLFLQPKHAVRILPKFRALVLQMKSEGAFSSGSPLLKRVLHSSLDLEKYSAVLYFLGVVWASGHWYTECIRSCNLLMVSDDVYIDLLDFIADNEVMTSKHISVIPLIKYINREGNLQLCTITQTAKAESKIQYAEETEVHTWLNKCNMEFGCPDNMYFLPDNVQKALLDNQRSVAREKKSRHGIKSSVCNWLCNYPRVKSCTAYDYAVFLCNHVNKEPGLALTLANFLHHAHKKSFLNDYETSYICRSFPLVDGADRVRMQRTVTLVPASGSKWVKLFGSQNPFVEQNYVDIGNAYAKSSMFLGDSVLEKELLNFIEKHCKAMDLPELSPPDVVLEKASHELSSEQAFLLLDWIRLLRTKGSSLPTKFIESIRGGKWMKTYSGYSSPRKAILPDEAGKSILDMMKHVLKDVCIIDLEFYMNRINLYQDELKFLGVGHGSYDVRKLVTNCLKSLASPQMSKDCAFSLLNFISFCRGRNVIDKDWLTVMKEKKWLKTHQGYSAPKGTILLPSEIEVETCLKITNLPIVDETFYGSRLGCFISELTLLGVACGLEEVQKSIAENMNLTSNLSSMTGSCGLLILKCIRCLGSGAASLINRIKCQPWMKTNLGFKSPSETALPGSQWGSLFTALQVPAIDALYYGDAITHFVEELNALEVVVDDSGASKMIAVQFNSLVSSSNLAPSTVMSLLGCIRELSQTMSLSSPELMWLTSEKWLKTRHGYKTPRESILFSSKWGSISFFVDLPLIDDAYYGIDIYKFRDELQILGVIMDFEQGASFVAKGVRSPIEGELLSADGMMSILECIKHLMSSSLDEALVDDLVSNVAKGRCLKTVSGYKTPEECVLFDPTWDCILKRSDVPSIDEFYFGTNIHAYKNQLRDIGVKVDPLDVCSFLSAFLLSQTKTAVIRRIYSFLNKFKWSPTVQDKSNSQVWIPNPEGPGVWVNSQDCVLHDRKKLFGSSLFCLDKFYKKELLPVFSSAFGVSDNPSVSNYVQLWNNWALRDNSQVTVRECSLFCEYIVDNWNQDIEDNLKLNLIRLPATMSTVEEIYLMSREEVFIADDLQLKKIFSSFDKAPLFVWIPNSFSEFLISPRRLHQIYELLGVRKVSDSVECNVSSMLSVDHCEKVDARNGLIGRGLIKIILGFLAGPEVNMSMKERHNAAKSVVMLSVYKSDKPIQVCYRLVPSASTSVEVEKLKLVLWEKDSQRLLMDKSGYENGKDDLEFVTSFADELAQGLLAQAKPTAADTLSKIIQIGFMFHFNENEVDFLLMKQNLELLVEDVAFLDSAFLSSEGPSRVYRKRASKKLELVGPSTPMLSGKKRRQ; encoded by the exons ATGGCAAACGACGCAAATGAAGCTTTACGTTCCGCTAAACTTCACATAGAAGAGATTAGGACCAAAAAGTTCTCAATAGGGAAGAAAGAAGCAAACCCTTTGACTCTCGATCTTCACCATGCCGTCACTAGTCTCTCTGCCGAGCTTTACCAGAAGGACATCCATTTTCTCATGGAGCTCATACAG AATGCAGAAGACAATGAATACAAAGAAGGGGTGGAACCAACGTTGGAATTTGTGCTGACAAAGAAGGACATAACTGGGAGTGGAGCACCAGCTACTCTGCTTGTTTTTAATAACGAGGTTGGCTTTTCCAGGAAGAATATGGACTCGATTTGCAGCATAGGCCGTTCCACAAAGAAGGGAAAGAGACGGCAGGGATTTATTGGAGAAAAAG GTATTGGATTTAAAAGTGTATTCCTTGTGAGTTCACGGCCTCATATATTTAGCAACGGATATCAGGTCAGTTTTATGGAAGAACCAAATCAAGATTGTGGTATTGGTTATATAGTTCCTGAATGGGTTAGTGGAAAGCCAAATTTATCAAGTATATGGGAGGTGTATGGTTTCAACAAAATCTTGCCAACAACTACGTTTATTCTTCCTCTAAAGCCTGACAAGGTAGAAGCTGTGAGAGTGCAGCTGTCAGAGCTGCACCCAGAGCTTCTCCTGTTCTTATCCAAGATAAAGCGCATATACGTACGTGGATGTGATCCACAAGAAGCTGATGATGTCTCCACAATCTCTATATTCAGTGAGACTGAGCATGTGAACTTGAGTGATAAAGGAGCCAATTCACGTGTTGTTCAACTTTCcgcgaaagaaaaaaaatgtgataCTGATGAGTTGTGCAAGTATTATTTGTGGAGAGAGTCATTTCCAGTAAAACCGGGCAATAGAGTTAATACAAGGATGGATGTGGAGGAATGGGTCATCACCCTTGCTTTCCCATTTGGAGAAAGACTGAGAAGGGGAACGTCGTCTGTTGGTGTATTTTCTTTCCTGCCGACTGCAATGGTCACCAACCTCCCCTTTGTAATTCAAGCTGATTTCATTCTTGCTTCTTCACGAGAATCTATTCTGTTGGATGATGTCTGGAACTTGGGAATACTTGAATGTGTGCCATCCGCCTTTGTGAATGCCTTCCAGTCATGTGTGAGAGAGCTCTCCCTCTTTCCTTCACCTGGTCAGGCATTTGAGTTCTTACCTGCTCAAGCTTCTCCGATTCCCACATTTGACGACTTAAGGGAGTCTATTAGAATTAAATTGGAAGGTTTACAGATAGTGCCTTGTCAAATGCTTTCTGGCAGGAATTGTTTGTTCCTGCAGCCTAAACATGCAGTTCGGATCTTGCCAAAATTTAGGGCCCTAGTGCTTCAAATGAAAAGTGAAGGGGCTTTTTCAAGTGGTTCACCTTTATTGAAGAGGGTCTTGCATTCGTCTCTGGACCTTGAAAAATACAGTGCAGTTCTGTACTTTCTAGGTGTGGTATGGGCTAGTGGTCATTGGTACACAGAATGCATCAGATCCTGCAATCTTCTGATGGTATCTGATGATGTCTACATTGATCTGCTTGATTTTATTGCTGATAATGAGGTAATGACGTCAAAGCATATTTCGGTCATACCTCTTATTAAATACATCAATCGGGAAGGCAATTTGCAATTGTGTACAATTACCCAAACCGCAAAGGCGGAGTCCAAGATTCAGTATGCTGAGGAGACGGAAGTTCATACATGGCTGAACAAATGCAATATGGAGTTTGGATGTCCTGATAATATGTATTTCTTGCCAGATAATGTACAAAAAGCTCTTTTAGATAATCAGAGAAGTGTTGCCAGAGAGAAAAAATCAAGGCACGGGATAAAATCTTCTGTCTGCAATTGGCTTTGCAACTATCCAAGAGTGAAATCTTGTACAGCATATGATTATGCTGTATTTCTTTGCAATCATGTAAACAAGGAGCCAGGTCTTGCACTTACACTTGCTAATTTCCTTCATCATGCGCACAAGAAATCCTTCCTTAATGATTATGAGACTTCTTATATTTGTAGAAGTTTCCCGCTTGTTGATGGAGCTGACCGTGTCAGAATGCAAAGAACTGTTACTCTTGTCCCTGCATCAGGTAGCAAATGGGTGAAGTTGTTTGGTTCCCAGAATCCATTTGTAGAACAGAACTATGTTGATATAGGGAATGCTTACGCAAAAAGTAGTATGTTTTTGGGAGACTCGGTGCTTGAGAAGGAGCTTCTTAATTTTATTGAAAAGCACTGTAAAGCTATGGACTTACCCGAGTTGTCTCCTCCAGATGTGGTTTTAGAGAAAGCATCTCATGAACTATCTAGTGAGCAGGCCTTTTTGCTGCTTGATTGGATCAGATTACTCCGGACTAAGGGTTCATCTCTTCCGACAAAGTTCATTGAAAGCATTCGAGGTGGTAAGTGGATGAAGACATACTCAGGTTATAGTTCCCCAAGAAAGGCCATTCTTCCAGATGAAGCAGGTAAATCTATTCTTGATATGATGAAGCATGTTCTGAAGGATGTCTGTATTATAGACCTGGAATTTTACATGAATCGGATCAATCTTTATCAAGATGAATTGAAATTTCTTGGTGTCGGGCATGGATCATATGATGTGAGGAAGCTGGTTACTAATTGCTTAAAGTCTCTTGCTTCTCCTCAAATGAGCAAAGACTGCgcattttctttgttgaatttcATTAGTTTCTGTAGAGGGAGGAATGTGATTGACAAGGATTGGTTGACTGTtatgaaggagaagaagtggCTGAAGACTCATCAGGGTTATAGTGCTCCAAAGGGAACTATTCTTTTGCCGTCTGAGATAGAAGTGGAAACCTGTTTGAAAATCACAAATCTTCCAATTGTTGATGAAACATTCTATGGAAGCAGATTAGGTTGTTTCATATCTGAGTTAACGCTACTTGGAGTTGCATGTGGTCTTGAGGAGGTGCAGAAATCGATTGCTGAGAATATGAATTTAACATCAAATCTGTCATCCATGACTGGTAGTTGTGGTTTGTTGATTCTTAAGTGTATCAGATGCTTGGGGTCCGGGGCTGCAAGCTTAATTAACAGGATTAAATGTCAACCTTGGATGAagacaaatttgggttttaaaagcCCTTCAGAAACGGCTCTTCCTGGTTCCCAATGGGGTTCTTTGTTCACTGCTCTCCAGGTTCCTGCCATAGATGCACTGTATTATGGGGATGCAATTACACATTTTGTTGAGGAGTTGAATGCCTTGGAAGTTGTAGTTGATGATTCTGGAGCATCTAAGATGATCGCTGTCCAATTTAATTCCCTAGTGTCTTCTTCTAACCTAGCTCCTTCAACAGTGATGTCACTGCTAGGTTGCATCCGGGAACTGAGTCAAACTATGTCTTTATCGTCCCCTGAACTGATGTGGTTGACATCTGAGAAGTGGTTAAAAACACGACATGGTTACAAGACTCCTAGAGAATCAATTCTTTTTAGCTCCAAATGGGGGTCAATCTCGTTCTTTGTTGATCTTCCTCTAATTGATGACGCGTATTATGGTATCGACATATATAAGTTCAGGGATGAGCTGCAGATATTGGGTGTAATCATGGATTTTGAACAAGGAGCATCATTCGTTGCTAAAGGTGTCCGCAGCCCTATTGAAGGGGAACTACTTAGTGCAGATGGTATGATGTCAATTCTAGAGTGCATTAAGCATCTGATGTCAAGTTCTCTTGATGAGGCTTTAGTGGACGACTTGGTCAGTAATGTCGCAAAAGGCAGGTGTTTGAAGACCGTGAGTGGTTACAAAACTCCAGAAGAATGTGTTCTTTTTGATCCAACATGGGATTGTATTCTAAAGAGGTCGGATGTGCCcagcattgatgaattttattttgGAACTAACATTCACGCATATAAGAATCAGTTGAGAGATATTGGTGTGAAGGTAGATCCTTTGGATgtttgttcttttctttctgCATTTCTTTTGTCCCAGACAAAAACGGCTGTAATAAGAAGGATTTATAGCTTCCTTAACAAGTTCAAGTGGAGTCCAACAGTTCAAGATAAAAGCAACTCTCAGGTGTGGATACCTAATCCCGAGGGCCCAGGTGTGTGGGTTAATTCTCAAGATTGTGTACTTCATGATCGGAAAAAGCTATTCGGCTCCAGCCTGTTTTGTCTTGACAAGTTTTACAAGAAAGAGCTCCTCCCCGTGTTTTCTTCAGCTTTTGGAGTTTCCGATAATCCTTCCGTCAGTAACTACGTGCAGCTATGGAACAATTGGGCCTTGAGGGATAACTCTCAAGTAACTGTCAGAGAATGCAGCTTGTTTTGCGAATATATTGTAGACAACTGGAATCAAGACATAGAAGATAATCTGAAGCTGAACTTGATCAGATTACCTGCCACAATGTCCACAGTTGAAGAAATATATCTGATGAGTAGAGAGGAAGTGTTCATTGCTGATGACTTGCAACTGAAAAAGATTTTCTCGAGCTTCGACAAGGCTCCTTTGTTTGTGTGGATTCCCAACAGTTTCAGCGAGTTTCTTATTTCTCCTAGAAGGCTGCATCAAATTTATGAATTACTTGGAGTTAGAAAGGTTTCTGACTCAGTTGAGTGCAATGTCAGTAGCATGCTATCGGTGGATCATTGTGAAAAGGTTGATGCAAGAAACGGATTGATAGGAAGGGGCTTAATCAAAATTATTCTCGGTTTTCTTGCTGGTCCCGAGGTAAACATGTCAATGAAAGAGAGACACAACGCTGCTAAATCAGTGGTTATGCTGTCGGTGTACAAGAGCGACAAACCAATTCAAGTCTGTTACAGACTAGTTCCATCTGCAAGTACATCAGTGGAAGTGGAAAAGTTAAAGCTGGTTCTTTGGGAGAAGGATTCTCAGCGGTTGCTTATGGATAAATCTGGCTATGAAAACGGGAAAGATGATCTTGAATTTGTTACGTCTTTTGCTGACGAACTCGCACAAGGATTGTTAGCACAGGCAAAACCCACTGCAGCAGATACATTGAGTAAGATTATCCAAATTGGGTTCATGTTTCATTTCAATGAGAATGAAgttgattttttgctgatgaaGCAAAATTTGGAGCTGTTAGTGGAGGATGTGGCGTTTCTCGACAGTGCGTTCCTCTCTTCAGAAGGACCTTCTCGTGTTTACCGAAAGCGTGCAAGCAAGAAGTTGGAGCTTGTAGGCCCTTCCACACCAATGCTTTCCGGCAAGAAACGACGTCAGTGA